The sequence below is a genomic window from Strix uralensis isolate ZFMK-TIS-50842 chromosome 11, bStrUra1, whole genome shotgun sequence.
AGGCGTGCTTGGGCGGAGTGAACAAAGCACTGTTACAGCCTCACTCTTGACTTAGGAAAACCTAACTTGTACCATCAAACGTTACCAGGTGGTGGTTGCTGAGAACTTTGATGAAATTGTTAATGCCGAAGACAAAGATGTCCTGATAGAGTTTTACGCGCCCTGGTGTGGCCATTGCAAGAATCTGGAGCCTAAATACAAAGAATTGGGGGAGAAGGTAGGTGTGGGACTCTGTTGCAAACGCAAACTAGAATTTTGCAGCACTAAACAACCCTGCGGGTTCGGTCCATCCAGCCTTTATGATAACGGGGCATGATTGTGCCTTCATGCAGACTGAGCTGTGGCATCTCCCGTGGGTGCAGAGGTACGTCAGCAGGATTTGTAAGCGTGGTAGCAGCCACACGAGAAGGTTTAGCCCACATCCTTTGCTGCGGCACATAAATATAACCTGATTCACGTACTGGCCTCAACTGCCCAAGTTCCTTTTCGGGTGTTTTCCCTCTGCACGATTATAGTCTCCCATCTGCTGAAGGGTAACACTGCCCCGCACACTTTCACGAGTGGAGTAAATAAATTTTTATCCCAGATCTGACCAGCCTTCTGCTACTTGGCTGTCGGGcacccctccttcctcccagcccctTTCTAAGGTGGAAGGTGAGCAGGTGCTCTGGGGTGAGGGTTCCCCAGGAGTTGCACCAGACCGATTCAGCAGCCTGTGGAGATGTATGTGTGCTGCATACAGCTGGCTGAGGAGGGCCTTTGTTCCCTGTGCCCCTGCTGAGGCAGAAGTAAACTGCTCAGAAGAAATTTGCTCAGCTTTTGGCATGCCGTGTGCACTGTCCTCTGACATCGCTGTCTTTGATGACGTTGCTGAGTTCCTGGTGTTAACTACTACGGACTTGTCACTAATAAGCTCTTTCTACCAACAGCTCAGTAAAGACCCCAATATCGTCATTGCCAAAATGGATGCCACAGCCAACGATGTGCCTTCTCCATACGAAGTCAGAGGGTAGGTCTTATTGTTGTCACACCACCGTGTCAGGGGGTGAGTTCAGGCTTCTGTCTCTGACCAGTGACCACAACAGAAGAGCTGAAAGTCTCTGGGGAGGATGGGTGGGGGCGGCTGGCATGCGATGGCTAGGCATTTGCTTAGCGTGAGGAAATCAAGGCTGAAAACAGAGGATGTTCATCTGCCTTGCGTCTGTGGGTTCGGGTGTCCTGGCTGTGAGTGGAGCTGCGTCTTGCTGCTTTCAGATCTGCTCTGATTCTGTTCCTGGCAGTGTGAAACTAATGCTGGGCTCGCTTTTCCCAAAACAGTTTAGCAAACTTGGAGATGCTGAGCTCAGCCGGCTCTGCGGACGTGGCCGGGTTTTGGAGGCCGCAGCTGCTGGTTTAGGAGCGGCTGAAGCTGTTACCGTGTTTAGCCAGGGGAGCGCAGAGCGTGGTCCCTGCGGTGAGGGCTGGCCTGCTCCTTTGGAGAGTGCAGCGCGGTAGGAGCTGACCtgtctcctctctccccagcttCCCCACCATCTATTTTGCTCCAGCTGGCAAGAAGCAGAGTCCAAAGAAGTACGAGGTGAGTATTTTGCTGCCTTGTAAAGAAGCGAGGTAGTATCCAGGTGTGCAAATGCCGTCAAGCCTCTCTGGAGCACCAGGACTGCTtggctgcccagctctgctcatgGGTGCTCTGTCTCCTGCCTGGCACCTGAGGTCCCCCTCCAGTGAAGGGGGAGCCCCCAGGGAAACAGGCTCTGCCTCACTGTCCTGTGCTTTCTGCAGGGGGGCAGAGAAGTGAGTGACTTCGTCAGCTACTTGAAGCGGGAGGCAACCAACACCCCCGTGCTGCAGGAAGAAGATAAAACCAAGAAATCCAAGAAGAAGGTGAAGGAAGATTTGTAAAGTACCCACTCGCCATCGTGTCGGGATGAGCTCTGTGTGAATTGGGGAAGCACTGGGCAGACTGGGGCCAGTTCTGGGTTGTGGCGAGCCAGTGACCATGTGGGCCAAGGGGACCCAGCTGCTGTATCTAGTTCTGTTTAATTTCCTGCCGTCTCGTAGCTGCACTGTTGTGGGGCTCCCCAGActggtttgttttgtggtttgggagggggtggggggtagggttattttctaattttttttgtaCATTTGGAGAAGTGAAACAATAAAATGACCCCCTTAAGACCAAGTGTCCCTGTCCTATGGAGACCTGTCACACCTAACACCAGGATCCTGCTCTTCGGAGGCAGCAACTTCCTCCTGTGAGTTGTTTCCTTCTGTGAGCCTTTAGAAGTCCAATTCTAAATATTAAGCTCAGCCTTCAGCCTGCTCTTCTGCAGCTCACGAGTCCTTCCAGAGCATAGTAGCAGCAGCTGTCCCCTCGTGCTGTGCCTCAGGTGCTACATTTACACAGATTTTGGTCTAAGGGACTCTGGTCACAAATGCTTTTGCTGCCTCAGCGAGTTCTGAGGTACATCATGCTTCATGTGACTTGGATCTCGACAGGTGCAGGCGTACAGAGCGGTCTGGCAaagggctgtgcagcagcagtAAATCAGCTCTTAAACTGGTGCAAAAGTAACCCAGCGTAGGGGAGGAGCGCTGCTAAAAGCACAGATAGTGCTCCTGCTGAGGGTGCTCCTCGCAGCCCATAGGCTTGTCTGTGGCTTGTGCGGTGAGGACAGTTAGTTGTGAAATGATGGTGGCTCTTGGTAGAAGGAGGCTGGTGgctgtgggagggagaggaataggatcctgcgctgcagctgggtgctgtgggctggggctggctggccTGCGGGACAGGCAGTCCTGGCTTGCTTGGGCGCAGGATTTGCTGACTGGGAAGGTCGGGAGCAAGACGCCGAGGGAACAGAGACGGGCCCTGCCCCTCTCTGCATTTCTTGGGCTGCCTAAGCCGGGAGGCTCAGCAGATGCACAAGGCGCTGCTGTGTTGCAGCAGTTGCCATGGTAAGAGCCAGCGTTTGCTTTCTCTGTGGATTCCTCCCCCACAGCTCTGAAGGCTGCGCACCAGTTATTTATTGCTGCTGGAATTCTCCAGGTACAGTAGATCATACAACGCCGAGCACTGTCTACAGCAGCTATGCAGTAGGAGAATTTCTTCCCCAGCTCCATAGGTATCAAACCACGgctgccctctgctctgccccaggcccctcgcagggggcgggggggaggaggagggggtgtctgACCTCGGGCTCCGGGACCCCTGCGCTGGCTGCAGACTCCAGGCGCTGGTTCAAGGAACGGGGACACAACAGGCCCTGCTGACAGCTGCCTGTGTTCCGTAAAACCAAACCGGAGCGCTGCTTCCTATGCAGACGGGGTTCAGCCCTGTGTCAGGCAAGGGAGAGCCAGGGGAAGCTTCCCTGATCTTCGCTTTGCTCCCTGGTCTGTGACTTCAGACCTGGTGGCACCTGGGCACTAAGACAAGTTTAGTTGGCCCAGAGCCCTCTCGGTGAGCGCCAGTGCTCGGATCAGCCGGGCTGAGGTAAGCCCAGGCTGGGTGACGCTTTCTGGCCAGAGGGATGAAGGGTGTGAGAAAGCGCATTGTGCTGGTGGCTGCCAGGTATCCTCACTGCGTGCAGCAAATAAACTGAACCTAAGGAGGATTCAATGGAGGAGAAACAGACGTCTGAGGACGGATTCGTAGGTTAACTCCACAGGCCTTGCTTTCAGCAAGAGGCCTGCGTGGAAAATTGGCCCAGACCTGTGAGAGATCAGCCACCAGCCAAAGGTTTAACGCAGCCCCAAGGGCTGGCTCAGGCCTCAGCAAAGGGTCTCCCAGAGCCCgcctctgcctctcctgccccccaggccgcctgctctgcagggagagggaaacCAGCCGGCCCCAGGCCATGGGCTGGCAACTGTCCTAGGCTGGGCAGGAGCCCCAGCTGGGCTGCGGGGCCCTTGTGAACCTTGTCCTTAATCTAACATACCCTTGGAGATCTGCTTCCTCCACTGCTTCAGGGGAAGGTCCTGATAGGCAAGGAAAAAagaactgcagcagcagtttgCTGAGAAGCTCCCACTTCCTTCAAACTGTAGGATCAGGTTTTTGATGTGAGACAGCTTCTGGTGGAGGTAGTCCCAGCGATTCTCCTGCTGCGAGGCAGGGTGAGTctggaggggaaaagaaatatACGGATCAGCTCCGGGAGGGAACCCAGTCCCTGCCCTGCATCCAGCCTCACCTTCTCGACGTGGCTGTACTCACGCGCAATTGTAGCTTCAAGTGCCTGAACCCCAAAAGAAGCGGGTGAGCAGAACAAGCACAGCTGTACAGTGCCATTGCTTCCCCAGGTCTCCCACTGGTCGTGCATTCTTCTGTTCCTCGTTTTGTCTCTTCATTTTGACTCCCAGTTGAATGGATTTCTGTCTCCTGTTACCAACATGAGCACGCAGGCTGCGGTACTCTGCGTAGTCTGCACTAAACGCTGCCCTGTGAGCTCTGCGCTGCTCCGCTGAGCAGACGGTAGGGTGCTTCCCGCAGCAACCAGGAGGAGCTGGTtctgcctgggcagcagagcccTTGCGCTCGGTGGGGCGGGGGCTGGCGGTACAGCATCGACCTGCCGAGGCCCTGCAGGGCAGCcaacaggcagggctgtgcccgggGCCTGgcctgcagcccctctgctgttGGGGTGAGGCAGGCGGCTCCTCTCAGCCTACCCGATGCCCTGGGGCTGGGCCAAATCCCGCTAAAGCACGGGGAGCCCCGCAGCAGCCAGTGTCAAACTCTTACCGCAAGTAATCCGGGCTCTGCTAAGGAGGAGCTGCTGGCCTGGGGCCTGGCATCTGGGAAGGGGCAGATCACAGAGGTTAAAGCTCTCTGGGGCATCTCTCCTCCACCTCAGCCAGGCTCTGTCCCACCCCCGGGCTCACAGGGAGCCCCTTCTCCAAAGCCAGGCTTGCAGTCACACGGCTCTGGTGGGCACAGAGGCCCCAGCCCACCGGGGAGACCCCAGGGGCCTTTTGGGGAGCcccgggggatggggggggatgGGCGGTTCACCCAGACTCGTGCTGTCCCCGTGTTTGCCCTGGCCTGGCTGAAGCCTCTCTGCGTGCCAGGAGGCCTGTTCTGGGCCAcccacctctccttcccaggGCACCCTGGGGTCTGGTCCAGCTTCTGCTGCGTGTGCTGGTCGGGCCGTGAGCTCCGGGGCTGCCCCTGGGCTGTCCCGGCTGCCGCGGGAGAGGGAGAAGGCGAAGAGCCGCGGGGGGAGTCCCGGGGACGCCCGAGCCTCCCCGACCCCCGGGGCGCGGCAGATCCACCCCGCGGTGCTGCCGGCCCGGCCCTCCGATCTCCCCGGTCCCGCGATCCCCTCACCCCCGGCCCCCTCCGGTTCCTCCCAcgccccccccggtccccccacGCCGTGGCCGCCCTGGGTTCCCCTGTTCCTCCGGTccgccccccccaacaccccgCGGCAGCCCTGGAAGACGATCACGGACCCCCGCGCCCCCAGCGGGGCCCAATGAGTCCCGCCTGCGTCCGGTTCCTCCGATTTCCCCCGGACCGGTCCCACTTGTTGTCGCCGCCGCCACGAGGCCGAGCCGGGGCCCAGTCCCCAGCCCCGGTACCGGAGCCGCCCGTGGCACGGCCCGGAGTGCAGGACCGCGGCGGACAgtcccgggccgggccgggggcgagggcggcggcgggagctcCGCGGCGGGGCTCGCCCTGACCCGGCTATTTTTGCCGCCGGCCCGGGCTAATCCCCTGAGCCGCTTCCCGGTGTTAGGTAACGGCGTGGTGGGATGCGctcggcggcggccccggcccgggcggccCCGGACAGTCGCGGCGCGACGGGGCCGGCGGCGACGCGCCCGGTGCAGGCCGGGGGCCGCAGGCGCCCGCCGCCGAGCCCCGGGGGGACCCGGAGCGAGGCCGGCTGGTAGCGGCGAGCGGCgaggcgggccgggggcgggcatGCCGGGACCCTCGCCCGGTGGCTCTCAGGAGAAGGAGGCGGCGGCCGGAGGGCGGTGGCAAGGGCCCGGCCGGGGCAGACGGGTGCGGTTCCGCCTGCCCCACACCTCCATCGCTCTGCCGTCGGTGTGCGACGAGGAGCGGCTCTTCTACCGGCGGCTGGAGGCGGtggcggccccgggccccggcggCTTCGGGCCGCTCTTCGCCGCCGACGGCTGGAGCGACCTGACGGGTGAGCGcccgcgggcggccccggggacACCCGGGCCGGGGGTGCCGGGCCCCGCGGGGGTCCCGGCGCGGCGCtcagggccgcccccccgcccgcagaGGACCGGCTGCTGCGGAAGCGCGTTTTGCGGGACGGGCAGGGCGggccgcggccgcggccgggccagGAGGTGTCGGTGAAGGTGCTGGGCGCCCTGGAGGACGGCAGGCTGGTGGAGCGGGACCCGCGGCTCAGCTTCGTGCCGGGCCACGGCGACGTCGTGCAGGTCAGCCCcggccggggagcggggagcgccgAGCACCCCCCGGTGCCGCGCCCGGCCAGCCCCGCCGTGCCCGTGTCCGCAGGCCCTGGAGCTGGGCGTCCCCACCATGCAGCCCGGGGAGGTCTCCTTCTTCCTCGCCGCCTTCCCCTACGGCTACGGCCGCCCGGGCAGGtagggcgggcaggggcggggggaccCGGCAGGCACGGGCCGGGGTGGGCGGGAGGGCCGTGGCGGGGGACTGCGGCGAGCAGGGACCGGGCAGGGTCGGGCGGGCAGGGCCAGGGGCCCGGGGGCCGTggcgggcaggggccgggggggcaggggcagccggTGTTGTGTCCGCAGGGAGCCCGACGTGCCGCCCGAGGCGCCGCTGCTGTTCGAGGTGACGCTGTTGGAGGTGCGGGACGGCCCCGACCGgcagccgctgccccccgccgcccgcctgctCCTGGGCGCGCAGCGGAGGGAACGGGGCAACTTCCACTTCGCGCGGGGCGACTTCCCGGCAGCGCTGCGCTCCTACGGCCTGGCCCTACGCGCCCTCGACGGCCCCGCCGCGGGTGAGACCGggtggggagggcggggggccTGCGGGGCGCCGGTGCGGGGGCGCTGAGGCCGCGCtcgccccgcagccccgcccgggccgcaggaggaagaggagctgcgGGAGCAGCGCGTCAAGTGCCTCAACAACTGCGCGGCCGCCGAGCTGAAGCTGCAGCGGGCAGGCGAGGCGCTGGCGGCCTGCGAAGCGGCTCTGCGCATCAGCCCCGACAACGGCCGGGCGCTGCTCCGCCGGGGGCAGGTgggctccgcgccgccccgcgccgccccccggcccggccgcccgctACCGCCCGCTCCTCTCCCCCCGCAGCTGCTGGCGCAGCAGGGCCGGGACGCGGAGGCCGCGCTGGTCCTGAGGAGAGCCCTGGAGCTGGACCCGGCCAGCAAGGtccgccggggtggggggggcgccgGGGGTCCCGCTGAGCCGGGTACCGGCGGCACCGGGACCGTCGGGGGCCCGGCCGGAGCCCTGCCCGCCGCacagccgccccgccgcccgcagGTGATCCACGCCGAGCTCTCGCGGCTGGTGAAGCGCCGGAGCCCTCCGGTCCGCACCGCTCCCCAGGAGCCCCGCCACGGCCCGATgccgccgccgagccccgggTGCGTAGGCAGAGCGGGGCGCCCGGAGAACGGGCCGCTCGGGGGGCGGGCCCGCGCCGGGCCCGCCGGGTCCCCGACGGCGCGGGAGGCGCTCACGGCGGTCCCTCCCCGCAGAGCCCCAGCACCGCCCGCGGCGGAAGGAGCGGCCTGAGCGGCGCCGCAGCACCCCGGAGCCCGCCCGGAGGAGCCGCCCCGGCGGGGATGGAGGAgaggccgcggggccgcccgtggcccggcccgggggctgcAACGGCTCCGGACGTGGGATCGAGGAGACGGGAAGGCGCCAGCGCCGCCGCACTGCGCTCTGCACCCCCCGGCCCCGGTGTCCGTTCGTGCTCCCCCGCGTCGCACCGGCCACCGCACGGCTCCTGTGGCCACGCCCCTTTCTGGCGCGTCACGATGAGGCGTGGCCCCACCAGGCCCCGCCCCCCCTGGCGCGTAGGCGCGGCCCTTGGCGCCTGCGCCCCGGCTTCCGGCTTTTTCGCCCCCGCCGGCGGAGTGGCAGCCGTAGCCCGCGGCCAATCAGGCGGGGCCTAGCCGGGGAAGCGCGCCAATAGGAGAGCGGCGGGGGCGGGCTCGGCGCGGCGATTGGCCGCGCCGCGCCCTTAAagagcggcgcggggcggggcgcgggggggtcaGTGCGGGACGTGGCGGCGGAGCGGagggcgggagggagcggcgcCATGACCCGTGAGTGCGGGCCGGGGCCGGACCGGGCTGGGGGGAGCGGCGCCGGGACTCGCCCTGCGGGCCGGGGCTGGCTGGGGCGGTGAGGGGGGGCGGCGCCGTGGCCCCAGAgcgtggggccggggccggggctgggccgggccgcggggccgggacTGGGCCCCGGGCTGGGCCGTTCTGAGGCGGCCGCGCCGTCGCAGGCGGGAACCAGCGCGAACTGGCGCGGCAGAAGAACCTGAAGAAGCAGAGCGACTCGGGCAAGGGCAAGCGGCGGGACGACGGGCTCTCGGCCGCCGCCCGCAAGCAGAGGTGAGCGCCAGGCCGGGCCCGCCGACCTGCccccccctgccttcccccccGCCTTCCCGGTCCCCTCCCGGTGGCGGTGCTGGTACCGCTGCCAGCCCAGCGACGCGCTCTCCTGCAGGGACTCGGAGATCAtgcagcagaagcagaagaaagccGACGAGAAGAAGGAGGGCGCCAAGTagcccgcggccgggccgggccgccaccaccccggggccgggccgcccgccggcAGGATGCCCAGCGCAGCCCCGGGGTCGGGCCGCCCTGCCGGGGACCCCGGCAGCGCCCTGCGTCCTTCTCGGGTCCGTCTCCTATTAAAGTAGCTTGTGGAGCTCTGCAGGCCCCGTCTCCTCCCTCCGTGCgcccgggcgggggggcgggctggggctgcatggggagCGGGAGGGGGCACCGCCGCCGTGCGCCCCCCCTCCCACCTCCGGGAGGGAGCGTCCATGGCCGCGTCCCGTGGTGGTGAAGAGGAGAGACGGACCCAGCCACGGGTGTTGCGGTGTGGAGCTGCTGTGTCTTCATGGTGAGGAACAAAGGTGGGGCCTGGCCTGGGAGGTGTCCGTGGGCATCACCTGGGGGGGGTCAGAGCAGCCGGTGGGACCCCGAGCATGGCCGCAGGCGGGGGGGGAGCCCCAGGGGTGAGGTgtgggcagggggaggtggggggaaaacGCCCTGGGCGAGGGGGAGTACTGGGAGCCAGGAGGAATGAAACCGGGAGGGGATCGTGCTGGAGAAGGGCGGGAAGGAGGGCTGGGGGGTGCGGGTCGGGGGATGGTGGCTGGGCCTCGCACGCACCAAGGGGCTCCCGCAGCCGGCGGGACCAGCAGGTGCAGGAGCGGGGCAACCGCCCACCCCCCAGCATCTCTGCGGGGGATTGGCAGTGGAGGGCATGCGGAGCTGGAGCCGGCCCCTCTCCCGCGCTTGGTCCAGTGGCAGTGCGGGGACGTTGAGGCCCAGCCCGATGCTGTGGCCTCCCCTGCAGGGCCGGGAGCAGAGGTGGCAGCTGGTCCTCCTGCCCGGGCAGGACGGAACCCGGTGGGTCTGTTTTTGCTTCCCCCGGCAGGAGTGGCAGCGGCCCCTTGGTGGCCTGTGGCAGGGAAGGGTGGCTCAGGGCTCCCTGGGGCCGGCAGCCTCTGGCCGCAGCTGTGGTCCGTCTTCTCCATGAGCCGCAGAGCTCCGCTGCACGCAGCGACTGCCCCCGTCACACCTGGGCCGTGCCTGGGAGCTGAGTGCGGTTCCGGATGCGACAAATGACAGCGAAGGGGAAAAGCTGGGGGGAAGTGCTCCCACTGCTCCCAGGGGCTGGTCCCCCACCTTGCTTAGCGAGCAGCCCAGCTAGCTCCCGTCTCGCTCCTGCTCCCCAGGACTGGCACAGCCCTCCCCTGAGgatcctgcccctctccctggggGCTGGGTGCTTGTTGGACCCTTCCCGGTGCCTTGACATCCCCAATCCCCCAGCGGACGCTGCTGGTGGAGCTGATGTCAAGGAGCAGCACGCCATGGGCtctggggaggcagggctgggcgATGctctggtgctggggggggtcagTGCCGTGGgtctgctgctggagcaggaccTGGCCCTGCATGGCAGtgggacccccagcccctgcgGTCTCACCTCTCCCGCCCGGTGCTGTCCCAGCTCGGTAACGTGGTTTGTTCCCCATCCACCAGCTGCTCTGGACATCCCCACCTGCTGCGATGGACAGTCTGGTGCTGCTCCTGTGCTTCTGCCCCGGCTGGGTTGCCTGGGGGGCATGTGGGTGCTGGAGGTGTCTCCTCTGAACTCACTGGTGCAGCAGGGAGTGAGACTTCCCCATGCTCATGTCCCCTGCCAGGCCGGTATGAGGGGCAGGGGGATGCGGGTTCCTCTCCTCCTGCACCGCCGGTGCCACAAGCAGCAGTGCGGTGCGGGCACAGGGTGTGGCTGTGCCCTGGCTCCCCCTGGCCCAGCCCTTCGCACTGGATGGGTGTTACCGGTTACCTCCCGCGTGAGGGCAGGACCCTTCCTCTTGCTGAAGTGCCTGGCAGAGCCGTGGGGTCCCTCTGCCTCGCCTGTTCAGGGGCTGGGGGCCAGCGGGTGACAGATGCCACGGTGAGGGGCCTGCGCCTGTCGGCTGTGGGCAAGCAGCTGCGTCCCTCTCCCCAACCCTGGGGTGCAGGGCCAGGGGCTGACCCCTCACCTCGGTGCTGCGGTGggagctgggcagagcccagagctgtggctgcccgtGCCGCTGAGCGAGGgggctgtgtctgtgctggaGGCCGAGCTCCGGTGCTGCCTGTGGCCCGCATGGCTGCAGCCCAGGTCTCCATCTGCCCAGGGGGCTGCGCTGGGGTGCGGGGGGTCCTCTGCCCTGCCCCTGTGCTGGCAGGCAGTGCTGAGGGATGGGGGGGccacagctggggctgcccctccACCCTCCATCGCTGACCTGCTGCGGGGCTATGTTGGGGTCTGACGCGGGGGGGGGGTCTGTACCCACAGCAGTGGCACCCAGACAGGTGCACACCCCTGGCTGCCCCTgcggctgctgccctgcctggcctGGCTGGGATGTGCCGCAGCATCCTGACGTAGCTCCTGAATGATGGCTTCTCCTCCGCCATCTCCCACAGGGCCACGTTctccctgcagggacacagcatCCTCATGGCAGGGCCCCCACGGGGGATAcaggggctgtgtggggcttTCCAGCCCCCACACCTGGGGGTCAGAGGTGCCCGTGGAGATGCTGGGACAGTGGAGGAGCCCCAAGGACACTCGGCATCATCAGGCTTACCAACAACAGGCCTGGAGGGACGTGCCAGCAGCTCCGGGCAGGCTGCCCAGCTGCCCAGGCTCACGATGGGGCTGAGCAA
It includes:
- the LOC141948379 gene encoding LOW QUALITY PROTEIN: peptidyl-prolyl cis-trans isomerase FKBP8-like (The sequence of the model RefSeq protein was modified relative to this genomic sequence to represent the inferred CDS: deleted 2 bases in 1 codon), with product MPGPSPGGSQEKEAAAGGRWQGPGRGRRVRFRLPHTSIALPSVCDEERLFYRRLEAVAAPGPGGFGPLFAADGWSDLTGERPRAAPGTPGPGVPGPAGVPARRSGPPPPAEDRLLRKRVLRDGQGGPRPRPGQEVSVKVLGALEDGRLVERDPRLSFVPGHGDVVQALELGVPTMQPGEVSFFLAAFPYGYGRPGREPDVPPEAPLLFEVTLLEVRDGPDRQPLPPAARLLLGAQRRERGNFHFARGDFPAALRSYGLALRALDGPAAAPPGPQEEEELREQRVKCLNNCAAAELKLQRAGEALAACEAALRISPDNGRALLRRGQLLAQQGRDAEAALVLRRALELDPASKVIHAELSRLVKRRSPPVRTAPQEPRHGPMPPPSPGAPAPPAAEGAA
- the SERF2 gene encoding small EDRK-rich factor 2 codes for the protein MTRGNQRELARQKNLKKQSDSGKGKRRDDGLSAAARKQRDSEIMQQKQKKADEKKEGAK